A region of the Deltaproteobacteria bacterium genome:
TGAAAGAGTCCAGCGGGGGCATTCCAAGCTGACCCGAAGCCAGGTAGCCCTGGCGCAATATATTTTACAGCATGGGGAAGAAGTTCCCTTTCTTTCCTCCGTAGAGTTAGGTAACAGAGTCCACGTCAGTGACGCCACAGTTACTCGATTCTGCATAGCCCTAGGGTACTCGGGCTATGCAGACCTGCAGGAGGATCTGCAGAAATGGCTCCAGATGAGATTGGCACCCTCCGAGCGCATGGAAAAGACTCCCCGTAAGAAAGGGAAGGATTTATATCTGGAGATCTTTAACCGCGATATTCAGAATCTAAAGGAAACCAGCGCTGAGCTCAGGCCGGAACAGTTCCGAGAAGTAATTCGAATCCTGAATCGGGCCCGGAAAGTTTTTATTGTTGGTTTGCGCAGTTCCTTCGGGTTGGCCGTCCTGGCCCATTCCCACTTCAGGTCGATCCGGA
Encoded here:
- a CDS encoding MurR/RpiR family transcriptional regulator — its product is MMNPIFHERVQRGHSKLTRSQVALAQYILQHGEEVPFLSSVELGNRVHVSDATVTRFCIALGYSGYADLQEDLQKWLQMRLAPSERMEKTPRKKGKDLYLEIFNRDIQNLKETSAELRPEQFREVIRILNRARKVFIVGLRSSFGLAVLAHSHFRSIRNGVTLVESNWGMMPDLLVDIEPPDAMLAIGFPRYTRATLEVARYAKGRGCQVIAITDSILSPLARTSDFVIQAKISGLGFINFYTSAVAIINCLSAGLSMANPTRSIQTLKTIEGELKKWEIWAAQKL